The Gadus macrocephalus chromosome 12, ASM3116895v1 genome segment TTGATAATGTATTTTAAGAACTTAAATGTTACAATGACTAGGATGTTGGCAATTTAAAAACATCAGACACGGTTGCATCCAGAAAGTTAAATTTGCAAACTGAAATAAAATAGTCAGATTTAGCTTGTGAACCAGAGTCAGGTCACTAATGTCCTGGGGACATTATTCCTGGGGACTGTGGCCTTACTCGACCTTCTGCCTGAGaattctcttctcctcctccacaaaaCTCTTGTCGGAGGTTGCCTGACCTAggtccctcttcctcttttccTTCTGCTGGAAGGTCTCCACACGCCGCTTCTTGGCGGAGGCAGAGCCAGCCTCTGTATCCTCATCTAAGATTAGAGAGAATAAATGGATTTGGGGGTTAGGGAATGTTATCTAAGATTATTGAGTGATTTATGGAGTGTTCATAGAATAATGCAATCAGAGAAGTCTGCCCCTGTGTAACATTTTTCATTTAGGATAATACAAACTGGTTGGGTCATGCTAATGTTGACTGCAATATAACTGTCAACATTTCTCCAAATTTTGTAGCAATACCGTTTTAACTAAAACAGAACCCTGatatgctccctctctctttctcagagCTAACCTGAATCAGGGGCTTGTTCCTCATCTGGCAGGAACCGGGCATTGCCTGTAAAAGGCTGTGGTGCGTCGTCCCCGTTGTCCTCATAAACATTGGACCACTTTATGGCCATGTCCATCCCAGGCGGAgctcctttcttcctctctggCTCTGATGCACATGAATGGGGAGGGGGGACTGCATTGGCCTTCCAGAGTTTAAATTCTCTGGCCGGCTGGAAAAAACGAAAATATAgttagttacacacacacacacacacacacacacacacacacacacacacacacacacacacacacacacacacacacacacacacacacacacacacacacacacacacacacacacacacagttacctCTTCCGGGGCTTTCACCGCACGACTTTCCCAGTCTATTTGCTTATTTAGTGGATTGTAAAGAAAAGCAGGCTTCGAAACCGATTTGAATAGTTCGTCTGGCTTTGGTAAGGGGACACTGGCCTCTCGTTTCGCGGACTGTTTCAATGACTTGTCCCCGCTTGACGAAGCATCTCCCCCCAATGCATCTTTGGATTTCTTTACTCGTTCGTCCTCTTCGTCAGAATTGCTATCACTGCTGTCGCTCAAATCGTCATAGCTTGAAAAGAAATGGAACGAATCCGATTTATTCTCCTCTGTCATAATGTCTGTGAAATATAAATAGTTTTGCGTAATACcgtatttaaataaatacaattatactTATATACTAAAAGAACTGGAAATAACAACCACCATCTACTCCATTTTGAATGAGCCACCAAAACAGTTGTTAGCAGGGCTTTGCGACAGTGTCGTGAAGCAAGTCCAGTAAAGAAACATGTCCCTTGTTATGTCTGCCAATAAAGCCCGTCCTTTCAATGTGGTTTAAAATAACGTGTCTTTACACCAGAAAATATTTGTAGGCTCGTCGCTCCACAGTGCATTTGTATAGCATGTATATTTTGAGGACTCTCTTTTCTTAAATGTGCAAATATAATACACTTAAAAGCAAAACTAGCAGGGTAAAATTTACAAAAAAGTTTAATGAGAAACCTTTTTGGTATGAATGCACTATGAGTTATAACTAGTTGTTTTGCACTTTAAAAGTGTTGCAGGTGCAAAAAGACAATGTCATCTTCTTCCCCTATTAGGTTCTGCTCTCAATATTACAGAATAATCAGCTTAGTCCTATTCATTGAGGAAGGAACCTGTGCAATGTCTGTATTGTGATCTGTATTGACTAGTTTTTTTCTTGATCatagtttttttatttattatgcacTGTCAACTGAACATCGTACAGTTCAGGCTTTACTTTACAAGGCAGGGATTGAAGGAGAGCATGGGCAGAAGGTAATTGCATAAACTATCCACTAGAGTGCAACCCTGCTTTATCTAAGAAAGTGCCGCCAAAGTCAAGCAGGTAGGCTATGTCTTTGGCCATTTTAAACAGCCAACCAGCcaggcgtcgcagcccgtcattaCGTCGTATACTTATAATACCATCTACTAAATCATACATAATGTCAAAATGAAAGAGGCAGATTGCGTCAATAATTTGATCAAAAGAGCAAAAAATTATTTTGGCTGTTGAAAGAATTGAACTGCCAACATCTTGATGACGGTCATAGCGCCACTGGCATATGTTTCACTTTTTGTTACAGTTGTATTAATTTATACTAATTATATTATAAACTACGTCTATAACTAAGAACTTAGTACATAATGTATattattaggcttaatgacattaaacaaaccaaatatatatataaaatataaaatacattatttgaatatgCCGCAAATTACAACTACCAGCTCTTATTGATACTGATAAAGCCACAATTACATCATTTTTAACTGTACTTCAAtagaataaatattaaaattatATTAGCTATAAAGAGCTGTAGGTAGCTTTCGCTAGAGAACATGGCTTTCAGCTACATCAACTGTCGCAAAAAACGATAAtcgccttctcctccatgtcacgtttcaatctggacttcagagagtcaaagccaaagttcctttcacccaattccttctccaccatggccgagataacccccattatgagtctttacttgttttgGCAGTACCAGAGAGGTTCGAGAACCCGACACAGTCTTTGATTCATAAAATCATCCGGAGGCgaacatagcttttggccgtgatattatataatatagatatttatatgttatataatatattatttagatatagagcttaGGGAGTTGCAAACgccaacaatcactttctcctccatgctgggaCTGCAgtgagtgaacgctgattggctgaaatcaCACTACAGAGTGGAAGAGGGCTTGACTTATCTCAACCCATGTTAAATTAGATCTAAAAAATGTATGCTTCCCACAAATAGATCGTTTTGGTTGTTTTGACAGTTTTCCTTCAATTATGCAGCTATTTGAGGGCCTGTAAAATCACAACTACAAGATTCGGATTGCTATCATACAAAAATATACGTCCAGAGataccctggaaatccagagttcttgcgagagcacaatttgaatttgccTACATCTTTCTAGAcgtgggtctggatttccaggctacTAAAAAATTGTGAGAATTTTCTTCCACTTTAACCAATGTTTTCagaaataatcgttttctgtgatgaAAACCTCAATGAAATTGAAAGGCCAGACCACATGTAAATATGTGCTATCCCTATAGGTAAACGGGGTCTAAGAGTTTTTCAGGTGAATCTTTGAATGTGTCTCATTTCTCTGTACTGTGCCCTTTAGGATTTGTCCGGGTCCTGCCCCCCTTTGAAAACAGCGATGTGAGTTGTCTGTTATTTTCACTGTTTTTGTCTTGACACATGGTCTCCGCCACACGCATGTAAATTCGTAGAGGATTTAACTTTTTCTGCACATTTTCACAGCTTGCGAAGGATTCAGGAGAAACCTTCCTCTCCGGTGCCGCCATTAGATGGATGGCGTAGAAATGTTGAGCAAGGGCTTCAACAAATTAGGGATATGCACAGCGAAAGCTTTGCTTCCCAGTGTTTTAGTATAGTGGAAGGAAAGCCTGGATTGCACTCACAGCAGAGTGACATGAAGGAGATTGGGAATGAAATGATGATGGAGGAGGGCATTGTTGTGGGCACATCACATTTTGACCAGCAGTCCTTTAGAATGGATCTGCCTGAGGAGGAGTCTGACTCAGACCAAGATGCAGACGAGACAGATCAGTCCTGCAACCTATTTGAAAGTCTCTGTAACTGGGCCTTAACTcttggggccctattttaacggtctgaaacgcaagtgggaagcgcaaagcgcaagtagctttgtgggcggttctacggcgctatcgctattttacaggcggataaatgacacttgcgtcgcggcgcaagtgtcaaaagggttggtctgaagcagcctagttacccgtaggtgtggtttgggcgtaacgtccaacaaaccaatgagagtgccagctagggatgggaattgataagaatttcacgattccgattccgattctgcttatcgatccgattccttatcgattctcttatcgattctcattgggtgagaaaataagtataaatgtgtttgtttgcattacatctctttaatatctgatcagaagtgcttctagtattgggaaattgtacattttcaaatcaattggtctagacgaaaaaatatatgtttcgctttttaagcccaaatgccatcattatgtgccatacaactaaaaacacagactgaaaacagccaagtaagagcttgtgccttttggaattctaacagtgctcatttgcattcaacttgtaacaaaattaaactgacataaacaaaatgaagcattgattagacagagatttattagatgggcctacctaataaaccgttggaacacacaagaccggaaaccatagcaatgccggtaaacaaaccccgagaagcccaatccctatgagagctccccacgctacggccatccggaggcgacagagctgttggccgtgatattatatatacaattataatatagtatataatatactattatatatagagctccgggagtcgcaaactgcaacaatcactttctcctccattccgcggttcacccggactgcactgcactcagtttgacggctgaacgctgattgggtgttacgttacacatgtcactcagttatcacgctgttgaacgctgattggctgtcatcacgacaaaaacttgtcgccggttttctcccgcgaaaaactcgcccttatacgcgtctctacgttcactttgtatgggatcttgtcgccccgtcacgtttggtgtgaacgcacaatgcgattcttcctcggcggcgacatgtttgctgcgttctgaaccaaatcaaagcagcgtgtgtgtgacgtcacgacgcatttgccgcgaccggaaccgataagcggaatcgttaagcaggcttgctaacgattccaaggaatcggttgactcggaaccggttctgaacaagaaccggttctcgattcccatccctagtgccagctcccatcccctttaaaggcacccagtgcaactttcgaggcttaaaaataaacattcaatttctagtcttttttacacgtagtaagtttcaataactccataccattacataccgacatttaagcagcaaagatgagacgtcgttgtgtggtgagaactgatacaaaatcgataacaacaacaatgccgccattttctttattttttgtaacctacaataaataaagcaggcttccagtcaatggaaaaatggcttctccccaccggcgattgttgttgtttacgattttctatcagttctcaccacacaacgacgtctcatctttgctccttgaatgtcgatatgtaatggtatggagttattgaaacttactacgtgtaaaaaagactagaaattgaatgtttatttttcattgaatgttcacataaagttgcactgggtgcctttaagagccatgagcgcatttgaatcggacgagttgatattttgacagcgcgtctgcagtctccgatgagacagatgcacatgaatttcaaactgcaaatggctcagtttattgccaactaatatggcctaattcacacatggaataaggggttttcttccacaacttcagaaatactgagtcctcaaataaatttcggcaaagaaaacgtatatgatataacatttgatatgcggtaactgtggttctatttaatgatgtacgcaatacattataaacattgtttcttatcagtattgtatgctatcctaatatgcatgtgtaccccgcggtaatagacattgccattgattgtattatgcgttacgtgtttcgtttgcgtgtgtttaaacagagcacacacgcgcgcccgcattcattcattctttttaacactcactcgcggtaaaacaatgtttttcacgatcaaatactcatcaatcctaaaagttatgggcatgtaggcctacacgatgtctctgtcaagaaaatatgtgtttgctgtatggtgtttgcagatgcattgatttaaaagtacaatttattaccgctgcatcagctgttctttcccaaataatttaccaagaatgtgcggctaggtagatgggagaagcaaagtgtatgcgcgaggtgcacaagcaatccgtatgcatagcatgcgcatgtatgcatgtgcccttaaaatagcatctgaacaacgcgccactgactttaaaccaggtatttcctggtcagtagcgcaatggtattcagaaacggcaaaataccgtttgcgccagaacacgcctcctccttccgccgaaccgctccttggggcgcatgatcaatccctaatttaccggcgagtggcggtggtgggaaaagaacgctctgcgccagttgtaaactagcaacgacacatgcgccagtgactaagtcacttgcgccggatgcaagatagggcccttggAGTTTCCCTGGTAGCTCTTACAGCTCTTCTTCCCAAGGATGCACGAACCCTCCTCAAGACCAAGGTCACATTTAACATAGAGAAAAAATGTGAGGgcctttattattatattggcATCCTGTCCTCCTTTAAGGAGAAACTACACCAGGCATTAGAGTCATTAGAAAATGGCTGCAAATTTTAACTACAAATTAACATTGATGGAATGCCCTTATTCAGGAGCAGTGGGGTTCAGGTGTGGCCAATTTTAGGATGCTTATTTACTTTTCCAATTAAAGAACCTGTTGTGGTTGCATTGTTCTGTCGACCACATGAACCAAAGCCAGCGGAAGTCTTTTGGGAAGATTTTGTTTAGGAGCTGAAAGAGTTGGAGAGTGGTATTGACTTTTAGGGCAAAAGGATATTTTTTAAGTTAGATTCTGTCATATGTGATACACCTGCCCGGGCTTTTGTAAAAATATTAAGAGTCACAACGGATATTTTGGCTGTGATAAATGGGCCCAGCAAGGAGAATATCTATCTAGCAGAATGACCTTTCCTTTAGACTCTTGCCCACTCAGGACAGATGAATCCTTTGCCCAAAAACATAAAGGACATCCCCAGAGCCCCGCCCCTTTCCAGGGGTTGAACGTAGGGATGGTATCTCAGTTTCCAGGTGATTATATGCATTCCGTTTGTTTAGGTGTCATTAGGAAACTTCTGAACATTTGGCTAAGAGGAGCTCTCAGATACCGTTTACCTGCTTCCATTGTCCACCGAATGTCTGACTGTTTAATAGGGTTGCACAGCTATATTCCTTTGGAATTTGCAAGAAAACCCAGAACTAGGGTTGCCGCgttgtggacattttcacaccgagtaatacgctcgtgtcaacaccggtattaccggtataaacggtattaacttcGAAACCATAGGTCAatcgccatcttctccgtcaactctcctctcacactcggtgacagcggctggcagcgcgccaattctcggcgtcttataacgttctatatataatagtataatataattttatatatcataatatcacggccaaaagctctgtgcgcctccggatggcagTAGCGcagggagctcacgtagggattgggctttgcgtgGTAATctgtgttggcctcaacaccgggaaccccggtaataccgtataccgcggcaacctgTCATGGCAATTTCAGATattcagatatatatatatatcagatattgtgtctaagacagatgagatatttagatgcaaaaagcacacaatacttgcaggcaattgctggtcatatatatttgtaataaaagtacgaacaaagatacatcacaacatgcatcaacaaacaacataacaggcatacaatataataccgtattttccggactataagtcgcggtttttttgtagtttggcttgccctgcgacttatatttcgaagcgacttatatgccaaaattgtgcgtacataatcttcggccgcaagatggcaccgtcattcattaggcctacaactgaacgctgcaagcctactgcaccaccgaataaattatattctcgtcgtcatcgtcctcaatgtcctctggttcaaccaaagctaccccagccttagctgcaatgttgtgcaacatagctgtcacacatatcacagcgcatgacttggccggcgaaaactggagccctccgctggacttgtgaaggcttctaaagcgcaacttccacctcccgatcgtgcccTCAGGTTTAGgaccgcggcgcatacgcgtccggtggaatcacggtgtcactgaattcggtatactctcagaactacgagtgggaccgacacacctatattgctattgcaattttattcagtctctccagactaaacgttcttgtttaaatgtttaaaaataaatgcgacttatacaccgatgcaacgtatatatgtttttttcctcgtcatggagcattttttgactgatgcgactaatactcgggagcgacgtatagtccggaaaatacggtaatctgaggcctcagatgggagtgtTCTCGTTGCGTCTTAATTCATACTCTAAAGGTACGCTCTGAGAAGTCCACTGAGTAGCTAAAGTTAGGAGCTTTTATACACTTAGATCGGATCCTTGAGGGCAGTTggcccccaataaaccaaaagcctttcttaaccagatgttaatatattgattgaagtttcttcagaggttaagaaggtggttgaggctgttccttatcacccttctctacgctccccagggggtcaagtaaaacaggcccaaaccaaactacatacaacacggaaacggaatgtgaaaccagattacatcacatgaaacactaagaattacattttagaagaccctgcagaataGCACGATTCCAAgaacggaatgtgaaaccagattacatcacacgaaacactaagatttacattttagacGACCCTGAAggtaacatgtagattttccatcacaatccCCTTTGATTATTTATAATCAAAAAATCATGCAACCCTTAAGATTAAAAATGATCACTTAATCACAACATGCATGTGTTCACAATCTATTATGTCCGACCATGGCCTGCCAGTACAGATATTTAAAACCCTGTTCTCTTTTGCAGAAGGTAGTACAAAATCACTTAACATCAccgggaaaaaataaaataaacttctGTCACACTATCAATCCCATCAGATAGTGGTCCAGGGCTGGTGTCCATTCTGAATGATGTTGATTCtggccccatctctccccagGCCAGAGACAGTCTTTTGGGCCTGGTTCtgacgtgattgtgtgtgtaagggtgagATAGCACTTCACCCTGGTTTCAGTGTTGGGGTGACGGCCAAGGGGGTTGGGTCGGAAGTGACCTTCAACTTTTCTACTATGTTTCTTCAAACCACTTTTCCTGATGACTTGTTGTCGGTGATGGTGCCCGCTTGCAGTGGCTGGCGTGGATCCGGGTAGCACTCTTAGCTACCTTGCTATGATCCACAGGACTTGGAATGGTTTCAATCACCTTGGTGAGTTCCAGGCACGTCTCCGATAGTAATCCATGTATCGTGGCtgaaagcaggaggaggaggagcgttgTCCAGGTCTGGATCTATTTGAACAAAACTAGATGCAGATGGGTTATCTTTCTCCCAACCCCTTTCCTTATCTTGTCTTACGTTCTCATCTTACTGTTCGTTAATTCACCTTCTTGCCATTTGGCcataaaacattaacaaaatatcataatataaaaaatctgcattttcaatattaggcaacACACTTCTGTTGTCCACGTCACGTTGTCAGTCGGGGGTTAGTCGGGGTCAGTCAGGGTCATGTCATGGCTGTGTGATatggttgaccattaaactggttgtgatagattgtaataatcgagtatccactgtctacaATAGCTTGTTGTTTAAAATAACCATatataattctttttttatttatttattttcagcaaTGTTCCTCTCAAAGGACAAAATGAGTCATATTATATATTGAAATATTGCCCTAAGGACCATGCGGGTCTGGTATACTATCGCAtgcgtcgcccccccccccctccccccccttaaCAGCCCATGGGCCCAATCCAGCCCATGTCATGTCGGGGGTTTTTGCAAGGGACTGATGTGGGGCTGAGTCGGGATTATAGAATCCCTTCACTTCTTTGTCAGAAGCTACGGTTAACATGCAAAACTTCTCATTTCAAAGCAACAATTGCCCCATCAACATAGCtgtattacaataaaaaaaaattgaaccaCAGTTCCTCGACCTCCGCTAATTGTCCATCATAAAACATTCTTGCAGTAAAATGCTGTGGGCATGTATTGTATTTCTGGCTGGTTCTGCATGCAATGGTGTGCGTTTGTTATCAGTATGTCAGCTATTGACCCCGGTCCCTCTTGCAGCAAGTCCCGTGAATAAAAGCATCCTGGTGCACGTGAAACACACGAGTgcttatggaaagccaagaaggccacaatccggccctagaatggcgcggtaaaagtgcaaaaccgtacggtttccgtacggattccgtacggtttggcaagaattccgtacggaatccgtacggttttgaatgactaatagccgcggctattagtcattcactccggctattagttattcactccggctattaggtatgcagaacgagcccctccctcttctttgcttgaccactaagtttgaaggctgtctaaccaatcagtgaagagaaataccagactaaagtaacgcattgtcgagaaatgtcagttttacctccgagactcctcacctccgtaaaatttctgtctggtatgtccgtaatatacgttcaaaaaatttaactttcgccgtcatTTTACgtagataccgtatgaaagttttcatgtttttcacaaaccatgtaagtacctggcaggccaaactcctcgccaaTCTCTTTCcgagcctggttggttttgtttttatctctgtatatgtcgatcctcatgttccaaagtaccggtctcctaaaaacggccattatcatacgttcCCACATCTTTTTGGCTggcgtaaataaattcatgtccgtacgtaaaacactagcgaccacttccgtaaatttacggaagcacggatacgaacaacatacgtatgtggaaacgaggcgtccatgtttcgccgtaacataaagctgtgttgtctttcctagtttcactacaatgttatgaccaccactagctagtggaaaatacatttgtgtctagtaggctacagtgatatatttgtatatgttaggctatatattgagatggcagtgtgcgaaatacccgtcaatattcaGGGATGCcgtcatccccagattgttctcgatatgcagtagctagctaggccataacattacaatatttcatggatgcaagcaagccaagacaatcaatctatatctatagcctacataacaacacacacacacacacacacacacacacacacacacacacacacacacacacacacacacacacacacacacacacacacacacacacacacacacacacacacacacacacacacacacacacttaaaacactggtaaagcaataggagcctgcattggctaaattTGTTGGGATGcatgttattttataacaggcaggggcaaagttgtgcattac includes the following:
- the c12h1orf52 gene encoding UPF0690 protein C1orf52 homolog, yielding MTEENKSDSFHFFSSYDDLSDSSDSNSDEEDERVKKSKDALGGDASSSGDKSLKQSAKREASVPLPKPDELFKSVSKPAFLYNPLNKQIDWESRAVKAPEEPAREFKLWKANAVPPPHSCASEPERKKGAPPGMDMAIKWSNVYEDNGDDAPQPFTGNARFLPDEEQAPDSDEDTEAGSASAKKRRVETFQQKEKRKRDLGQATSDKSFVEEEKRILRQKVE